One window from the genome of Oligoflexia bacterium encodes:
- a CDS encoding glycoside hydrolase family 71/99-like protein, whose amino-acid sequence MNHRFLFICLFAGFFSLDAKALISKTPNKEFLQQTFAGYQGWFSTQKLSKNGIWTHWNAGQIPSVGQIKFELYPDVREYNADDLQETGLGVLGNGQPSMLFASDRAGVVDTHFRWMKEYGIDGVALQRFVSELNLPFQKMLRDDVAVLVRQNAQKYDRSFYMEYDITSSNEATLVSDIKKDWLELETKVLDSPQYAKHKGRPVIALWGFGYTDRPGTQEQALELIRWFHEKGFMVIGGVPYWWRQGINNSKANWLSTYLKFDMVQPWSVGVYASALELLNNHVKMHIDDKKLCDQYNVLYQRVIFPGFAWSNWNGGKFNMIPRAAGDLFWAQAYWTKKLGVSAFIAMFDEYDESTAIAKAAENASMSPVSQKFLTLDADGKNISSDFYLRVAGDITKLLRGEKQLTACLEQPYRLPESRTDKFKRVFRQKVSCSGIVKCLVK is encoded by the coding sequence ATGAATCATCGTTTTCTTTTCATATGTTTATTTGCGGGTTTTTTTAGTCTGGATGCAAAAGCTTTAATTTCCAAAACACCAAATAAAGAATTTTTGCAGCAAACATTCGCGGGCTACCAGGGTTGGTTTAGCACACAAAAGTTAAGCAAAAATGGAATTTGGACACATTGGAACGCGGGTCAAATACCTTCTGTAGGTCAGATTAAATTTGAACTTTATCCTGATGTACGTGAATACAACGCTGATGATCTTCAAGAAACAGGTTTAGGTGTACTGGGCAATGGCCAACCTTCAATGCTTTTTGCCTCTGATCGAGCAGGAGTAGTTGATACACATTTTCGTTGGATGAAAGAATATGGAATAGACGGAGTTGCTCTGCAACGATTTGTCTCAGAGCTAAATCTTCCTTTTCAAAAAATGTTACGTGATGATGTTGCAGTTCTTGTTCGACAAAATGCCCAGAAGTATGATCGCAGTTTTTATATGGAATATGACATCACGAGTTCTAATGAAGCTACTTTAGTTTCTGATATTAAAAAAGATTGGTTAGAACTTGAGACAAAAGTTTTAGATTCTCCACAATACGCAAAACACAAAGGTCGGCCGGTCATTGCACTTTGGGGTTTTGGTTATACTGATCGCCCAGGTACTCAAGAGCAAGCGTTGGAACTCATTCGTTGGTTTCATGAAAAAGGTTTTATGGTAATTGGCGGAGTTCCTTATTGGTGGCGTCAGGGAATTAATAATTCAAAAGCAAATTGGCTTTCGACATACTTAAAATTCGATATGGTGCAACCTTGGTCAGTGGGTGTTTATGCATCTGCTCTCGAGTTATTAAATAATCATGTAAAAATGCATATTGATGATAAAAAACTTTGTGATCAATATAATGTTCTTTATCAGAGAGTTATATTTCCGGGGTTTGCATGGTCAAATTGGAATGGTGGAAAATTTAATATGATTCCTCGTGCAGCGGGTGATTTATTTTGGGCACAAGCTTATTGGACTAAAAAATTAGGAGTCTCAGCATTTATTGCGATGTTTGATGAATACGATGAATCAACAGCTATTGCTAAAGCTGCAGAAAATGCATCGATGAGTCCAGTGAGCCAGAAGTTTCTAACACTTGATGCTGATGGAAAAAATATTTCTTCAGATTTTTATTTGCGTGTTGCTGGAGACATAACAAAACTCTTGCGTGGTGAAAAACAACTCACCGCGTGTTTAGAACAACCCTATCGATTGCCGGAATCGCGAACTGATAAATTCAAACGTGTATTTAGGCAAAAGGTCAGTTGCTCAGGTATTGTTAAATGCCTCGTAAAATAA